Proteins found in one Quercus robur chromosome 2, dhQueRobu3.1, whole genome shotgun sequence genomic segment:
- the LOC126712222 gene encoding deoxyuridine 5'-triphosphate nucleotidohydrolase-like isoform X1: MRRVKLNWTQLGLSNLTQYVRYKKMAGMLGAKTRETPFLVAIPLFKPNPYSARSLKLSFCKYPFLNRSFSTVLTMAQPDLQNHSPEIKEPSLKIPKLGQNGVAAEISKDPISLVRVKKLSEKAVLPSRGSPLSAGYDLSSATETKVPARGKALVPTDLSIAIPEGTYARVAPRSGLAWKHSIDVGAGVIDADYRGPVGVILFNHSDVDFEVKVGDRIAQLIIEKILTPDVIEVEDLDATVRGEGGFGSTGV, translated from the exons ATGAGAAGAGTGAAGCTCAATTGGACACAGCTCGGACTGagcaac CTAACCCAGTACGTACGCTACAAGAAAATGGCGGGAATGCTTGGCGCCAAAACCCGCGAAACTCCATTTTTGGTGGCAATCCCTCTATTTAAACCCAACCCATATTCTGCTCGGTCCCTAAAACTCAGCTTTTGCAAATACCCATTTCTCAACCGTTCCTTCTCTACAGTCCTCACCATGGCTCAGCCAGATCTTCAAAATCACAGCCCCGAAATCAAAGAACCATCGCTGAAGATCCCAAAGCTTGGCCAAAACGGCGTCGCTGCTGAAATCTCGAAGGACCCCATTTCACTAGTCAGAGTGAAAAAGCTTTCTGAGAAAGCTGTTTTACCTTCCAGAGGCTCTCCTCTCTCTGCTGGCTACGATCTCtccag TGCAACGGAGACTAAAGTACCAGCAAGAGGAAAAGCACTGGTTCCAACCGATCTGAGCATTGCAATCCCTGAAGGAACTTACGCTCGTGTTG CGCCAAGGTCTGGATTGGCGTGGAAGCACTCGATCGATGTGGGTGCAGGTGTGATCGATGCTGACTACAGGGGTCCAGTTGGGGTTATACTGTTTAACCATTCGGATGTTGATTTTGAGGTGAAAGTGGGTGATAGGATTGCACAGTTGATTATTGAGAAGATCTTGACACCTGATGTGATCGAGGTTGAGGATTTGGACGCCACGGTTAGAGGCGAGGGTGGGTTCGGGTCTACTGGCGTATGA
- the LOC126712222 gene encoding deoxyuridine 5'-triphosphate nucleotidohydrolase-like isoform X2 has protein sequence MAGMLGAKTRETPFLVAIPLFKPNPYSARSLKLSFCKYPFLNRSFSTVLTMAQPDLQNHSPEIKEPSLKIPKLGQNGVAAEISKDPISLVRVKKLSEKAVLPSRGSPLSAGYDLSSATETKVPARGKALVPTDLSIAIPEGTYARVAPRSGLAWKHSIDVGAGVIDADYRGPVGVILFNHSDVDFEVKVGDRIAQLIIEKILTPDVIEVEDLDATVRGEGGFGSTGV, from the exons ATGGCGGGAATGCTTGGCGCCAAAACCCGCGAAACTCCATTTTTGGTGGCAATCCCTCTATTTAAACCCAACCCATATTCTGCTCGGTCCCTAAAACTCAGCTTTTGCAAATACCCATTTCTCAACCGTTCCTTCTCTACAGTCCTCACCATGGCTCAGCCAGATCTTCAAAATCACAGCCCCGAAATCAAAGAACCATCGCTGAAGATCCCAAAGCTTGGCCAAAACGGCGTCGCTGCTGAAATCTCGAAGGACCCCATTTCACTAGTCAGAGTGAAAAAGCTTTCTGAGAAAGCTGTTTTACCTTCCAGAGGCTCTCCTCTCTCTGCTGGCTACGATCTCtccag TGCAACGGAGACTAAAGTACCAGCAAGAGGAAAAGCACTGGTTCCAACCGATCTGAGCATTGCAATCCCTGAAGGAACTTACGCTCGTGTTG CGCCAAGGTCTGGATTGGCGTGGAAGCACTCGATCGATGTGGGTGCAGGTGTGATCGATGCTGACTACAGGGGTCCAGTTGGGGTTATACTGTTTAACCATTCGGATGTTGATTTTGAGGTGAAAGTGGGTGATAGGATTGCACAGTTGATTATTGAGAAGATCTTGACACCTGATGTGATCGAGGTTGAGGATTTGGACGCCACGGTTAGAGGCGAGGGTGGGTTCGGGTCTACTGGCGTATGA